A segment of the Niveibacterium umoris genome:
GTCGGGTTCGGCGGGCAGTGGCAAGACCGCTCGATGCCCGTTGGATGCTTCCAGCCTAGGGACCACCCCCCGGGGCACGCAAGCGGCGATTCCGAATAGCCAACTTCGCCGTTTCCGGATGTGCCATCGCAAATCCATGTCCCACAAGGCTTGCGTGGCGGCTCCGGCGGCGCCCTCATGCGCGGTGGCGGATACGGGGTATCCACCGATGCAGACCAAGCCCTTCCTACAATCCGGTCATGCGCCGGCCTCCCGCCAGCCTCCCCCCGGATCGGAATGAAGATGGGACGACTCACCACCCATGTGCTCGACACCGCCCACGGCCGGCCGGCCGCCGGCATCCCCTACACGCTGACCACGGCCGATAGCGCTGTGCCGCTCGCGCAGGGCGTCACCAACGCCGACGGTCGTTGCGACAAACCGCTGCTCGAAGGTGCGGCGCTGAAGACCGGGCGCTATGTGCTGCGTTTTGAAGTCGCCGCCTACTTCCGCGCCGCCGGGGTGCAACTGTCGGAGCCGCCCTTCCTCGACGAAATCAGCATCGCCTTCGGCGTGGCCGACACCGCAGCCCACTACCATGTGCCGCTACTGGTCTCGCCCTGGGCCTACAGCACCTACCGGGGCAGCTGAGCATGGA
Coding sequences within it:
- the uraH gene encoding hydroxyisourate hydrolase; this encodes MGRLTTHVLDTAHGRPAAGIPYTLTTADSAVPLAQGVTNADGRCDKPLLEGAALKTGRYVLRFEVAAYFRAAGVQLSEPPFLDEISIAFGVADTAAHYHVPLLVSPWAYSTYRGS